The Streptomyces europaeiscabiei genome window below encodes:
- a CDS encoding DUF4442 domain-containing protein, which translates to MSIGEMLAATVPMARTLNLEFLETTPEKAVVALPDQGEFHNHVGGPHAGAMFTLGESASGAIVLAAFGDQFSRAVPLAVSAEIAYRKLAMGPVTATATLGRPAAEVVAELDAGQRPEFPVTIAIQRADGAVTGEMTVVWTLRPNA; encoded by the coding sequence ATGTCGATCGGCGAGATGCTCGCCGCCACGGTGCCGATGGCCAGGACCCTGAACCTGGAGTTCCTGGAGACCACGCCGGAGAAGGCCGTGGTGGCCCTGCCGGATCAGGGCGAGTTCCACAACCACGTCGGTGGGCCGCATGCCGGTGCGATGTTCACGCTGGGTGAGTCGGCGAGCGGGGCGATCGTGCTCGCCGCGTTCGGCGACCAGTTCTCCCGTGCCGTGCCGCTCGCGGTCAGTGCGGAGATCGCGTACAGGAAGCTCGCGATGGGGCCCGTCACGGCCACTGCCACCCTGGGCCGCCCCGCTGCCGAGGTCGTCGCCGAACTGGACGCCGGACAGCGCCCCGAGTTCCCCGTCACCATCGCCATCCAGCGCGCCGACGGCGCCGTGACGGGCGAGATGACCGTCGTCTGGACACTCCGCCCCAACGCCTGA
- a CDS encoding YbaK/EbsC family protein, which translates to MRAPIGDFDQATPAPDCLDDLVGPVADAVRDWAGSVPADQILYVETDPEWADTAVFVQHYGQELLERSANCVVVTGKRGSESSLAACVVLSTTRVDVNGVVRRRLGARKASFASMDTATGESGMEYGGITPVGLPAPWPVLVDSAVVDLPYVLVGSGRRRGKLLVPGKAFAELPNAVVLEGLGVA; encoded by the coding sequence ATGCGCGCACCCATCGGAGACTTCGACCAGGCCACCCCCGCCCCCGACTGCCTCGACGACCTCGTCGGCCCGGTCGCCGACGCCGTACGCGACTGGGCCGGCAGTGTGCCCGCCGACCAGATCCTGTACGTCGAGACGGACCCGGAGTGGGCGGACACCGCGGTGTTCGTCCAGCACTACGGGCAGGAACTGCTCGAACGGTCCGCGAACTGCGTGGTCGTCACGGGCAAACGCGGAAGCGAGTCGAGTCTGGCCGCGTGTGTCGTGCTCTCCACCACCCGCGTCGACGTCAACGGTGTGGTCCGCCGTCGGCTCGGCGCCCGTAAGGCCTCGTTCGCGTCGATGGACACCGCCACCGGGGAGAGCGGGATGGAGTACGGCGGCATCACGCCCGTCGGGCTGCCCGCGCCGTGGCCGGTCCTGGTGGACTCGGCCGTGGTCGACCTGCCGTACGTCCTGGTCGGCAGCGGACGGCGGCGCGGCAAGCTGCTGGTGCCGGGGAAGGCGTTCGCGGAACTGCCGAACGCGGTGGTGCTGGAGGGGCTGGGGGTGGCCTGA
- a CDS encoding helix-turn-helix domain-containing protein, whose amino-acid sequence MSDLDLLTQSLARNVKRWRTERGFTLDALAARAGVSRGMLIQIEQARTNPSLGTVVKIGDALGVSITTLLDYEQGPKVRIVPAEQVVRLWHTEAGSYSKLLAGAEAPGPLEMWSWLLMPGEGSRSDPHPVGTVEIAHVTAGELTLTVEGAEYRVPAGASVTFEANAAHEYANQGDVPTEMVLTVSVPAVH is encoded by the coding sequence GTGTCGGATCTCGACCTGCTGACCCAGTCCCTGGCGCGGAACGTCAAGCGCTGGCGCACTGAGCGGGGCTTCACCCTGGACGCCCTGGCCGCACGCGCCGGAGTCAGCCGCGGGATGCTCATCCAGATCGAGCAGGCCCGCACCAACCCCAGCCTCGGCACCGTCGTCAAGATCGGTGACGCCCTCGGCGTCAGCATCACCACGCTGCTCGACTACGAGCAGGGCCCCAAGGTCCGGATCGTCCCGGCCGAGCAGGTGGTCCGGCTGTGGCACACCGAAGCGGGCAGCTACAGCAAGCTGCTGGCCGGTGCGGAGGCGCCCGGCCCGCTGGAGATGTGGAGCTGGCTGCTGATGCCGGGCGAGGGCAGCCGCTCGGACCCGCACCCCGTGGGCACGGTCGAGATCGCGCATGTCACGGCGGGCGAGCTGACCCTCACCGTCGAGGGCGCGGAGTATCGCGTCCCGGCCGGTGCGAGCGTCACGTTCGAGGCCAACGCGGCGCACGAGTACGCGAATCAGGGCGATGTGCCCACGGAGATGGTGCTGACGGTGTCGGTGCCGGCCGTGCACTGA
- the tuf gene encoding elongation factor Tu, translating to MSKTAYVRTKPHLNIGTMGHVDHGKTTLTAAITKVLAERGVGTFVPFDRIDRAPEEAARGITINIAHVEYETDTRHYAHVDMPGHADYVKNMVTGAAQLDGAILVVSALDGIMPQTAEHVLLARQVGVNHVVVALNKADAGDEELIDLVELEVRELLTSHGYGGDSVPVVRVSGLKALEGDPRWTASIDALLDAVDTYVPMPERYLDAPFLLSVENVLTITGRGTVVTGAVERGTIHVGDRVEVLGAEVETVVTGLETFGKPMAEAQAGDNVALLLRGVGRDAVRRGHVVAAPGSVVPRRRFTAQVYVLSAREGGRATAVSSGYRPQFYIRTADVVGDIDLGEAAVARPGETVTMAVELGRDVPLEAGLGFAIREGGRTVGAGTVTAVQ from the coding sequence ATGTCCAAGACGGCCTACGTCCGCACGAAACCGCATCTCAACATCGGCACCATGGGCCATGTCGACCACGGCAAGACCACCCTGACCGCCGCCATCACCAAGGTCCTCGCCGAGCGCGGGGTCGGCACGTTCGTGCCGTTCGACCGCATCGACCGCGCCCCGGAGGAGGCGGCGCGCGGCATCACGATCAACATCGCGCACGTCGAGTACGAGACCGACACCCGGCACTACGCGCACGTCGACATGCCCGGCCACGCCGACTACGTCAAGAACATGGTCACAGGGGCCGCCCAGCTCGACGGGGCGATCCTCGTCGTCTCCGCGCTCGACGGGATCATGCCGCAGACCGCCGAGCACGTGCTGCTCGCCCGCCAGGTGGGGGTGAACCACGTGGTCGTCGCGCTGAACAAGGCCGACGCGGGCGACGAGGAGCTGATCGACCTCGTCGAGCTGGAGGTCCGCGAGCTGCTCACCTCGCACGGGTACGGCGGCGACTCCGTACCGGTCGTACGGGTCTCCGGGCTCAAGGCCCTCGAAGGGGACCCGCGGTGGACGGCGTCCATCGACGCGCTGCTGGACGCGGTCGACACGTACGTCCCGATGCCGGAGCGGTACCTGGACGCGCCGTTCCTGCTGTCCGTGGAGAACGTCCTCACGATCACGGGCCGGGGAACCGTCGTCACCGGTGCCGTCGAGCGCGGCACGATCCATGTGGGGGACCGGGTCGAGGTTCTCGGTGCCGAGGTGGAGACCGTGGTCACCGGGCTGGAGACGTTCGGCAAGCCGATGGCGGAGGCGCAGGCGGGGGACAACGTGGCGCTGCTGCTGCGTGGGGTGGGACGGGACGCCGTCCGCCGCGGGCACGTGGTGGCCGCGCCCGGCAGCGTCGTGCCCAGGCGGCGCTTCACCGCGCAGGTGTATGTGCTGTCGGCGCGTGAGGGCGGCCGGGCGACCGCTGTGTCGAGTGGCTACCGGCCGCAGTTCTACATCCGTACGGCAGATGTGGTGGGGGACATCGACCTGGGCGAGGCCGCGGTGGCCAGGCCTGGGGAGACGGTCACCATGGCGGTCGAGCTGGGGCGTGACGTGCCGCTGGAGGCGGGTCTCGGGTTCGCGATCCGTGAGGGCGGTCGGACCGTGGGGGCGGGGACCGTGACGGCCGTTCAGTAG
- a CDS encoding MFS transporter, whose product MTTPAAFRRRPAWAGRNYTLLTTAAVVTNLGSNGALIAAAFAVLEAGGDGGDVGLVAAARTLPLVLFLLIGGAVADRLPRHRVMVAANSLNCLSQAVFAVLVLTGEAHLWQMMLLSALGGTGQAFFNPAAEGMLLSSVTAEQAGRAFALFRFASQGATMTGAALGGAMVAVIGPGWVLAVDAAAFAFAGALRAFLDVSHIPEREPGHGMLADLRDGWREFTRRTWLWAIVVQFSLVNAVIVAADAVYGPQVANDSLGGPGPWGLALGLFGAGNAVGALLMTRWKPRRLLLVGVLCVFPFALPSAALAVPTPITVLCLAMFVSGLSIEVFGVSWMTALHQEIPEDKLSRVAAYDWFGSVAMVPLAAALAGPAESAFGRTAALWGCAALCVGATAAVLCVRDVRNLTRRSGPAKPDAASDAEPGSADAERSVGRLG is encoded by the coding sequence GTGACCACTCCCGCCGCCTTCCGCCGCCGCCCCGCCTGGGCCGGTCGCAACTACACCCTGCTGACGACGGCCGCGGTCGTCACCAACCTGGGCAGCAACGGCGCCCTGATCGCGGCCGCGTTCGCGGTCCTGGAGGCGGGCGGCGACGGAGGCGACGTCGGTCTGGTCGCGGCGGCGCGGACCCTGCCACTGGTGCTGTTCCTGCTGATCGGCGGAGCGGTCGCGGACCGGCTGCCCCGGCACCGGGTGATGGTCGCGGCGAACAGCCTCAACTGTCTCTCCCAGGCCGTCTTCGCCGTGCTCGTGCTCACCGGCGAGGCACACCTCTGGCAGATGATGCTTCTCTCCGCGCTGGGCGGCACCGGCCAGGCGTTCTTCAACCCGGCGGCCGAGGGCATGCTGCTCTCCTCGGTCACCGCCGAGCAGGCGGGCCGGGCCTTCGCACTGTTCCGCTTCGCCTCGCAGGGCGCGACCATGACCGGCGCGGCCCTCGGCGGCGCCATGGTCGCCGTGATCGGCCCGGGCTGGGTGCTCGCGGTGGACGCCGCCGCGTTCGCGTTCGCCGGCGCCCTGCGTGCCTTCCTCGACGTGAGCCACATACCGGAGCGCGAACCGGGCCACGGCATGCTCGCCGATCTCCGGGACGGCTGGCGGGAGTTCACCCGCCGCACCTGGCTGTGGGCGATCGTCGTCCAGTTCTCCCTGGTGAACGCGGTCATCGTCGCCGCCGACGCGGTCTACGGCCCCCAGGTCGCCAACGACAGCCTCGGCGGCCCCGGCCCCTGGGGCCTGGCACTGGGCCTGTTCGGGGCGGGCAACGCCGTCGGGGCGCTGCTCATGACCCGCTGGAAACCGCGCCGCCTCCTCCTCGTGGGCGTCCTGTGCGTCTTCCCGTTCGCCCTGCCGTCCGCCGCGCTCGCCGTCCCGACGCCGATAACCGTGCTGTGCCTCGCCATGTTCGTCAGCGGTCTGTCGATCGAGGTGTTCGGCGTCTCCTGGATGACCGCGCTGCACCAGGAGATCCCCGAGGACAAGCTGTCCCGCGTCGCGGCCTACGACTGGTTCGGCTCGGTGGCGATGGTGCCACTGGCCGCCGCGCTGGCGGGTCCGGCGGAGAGCGCCTTCGGGCGTACGGCGGCTCTGTGGGGCTGCGCAGCGCTGTGCGTGGGGGCGACGGCGGCGGTGCTGTGCGTACGGGACGTACGGAACCTGACCCGCCGCAGTGGGCCGGCGAAACCCGACGCGGCTTCCGATGCCGAGCCAGGCTCAGCCGATGCCGAACGCTCCGTCGGGCGGCTCGGGTGA
- a CDS encoding DedA family protein, translating into MHVQEWLETVPPLSIYLLVGLVIGLESLGIPLPGEIILVSSALLASQHGEIDPFVLGACATAGAIIGDSIGYAIGRKGGRPLLDKLNRRFPKHFSESNIAVAERSFDRWGMWAVFFGRFIALLRIFAGPLAGVLQMPYWRFLVANILGGILWAGGTTAVIYYVGVVAEAWLKRFSWLGLVLAVLIGVTSMLVIKRKAKKAAEKAEGVEGDLVTAAD; encoded by the coding sequence TTGCACGTCCAGGAGTGGCTCGAAACAGTGCCCCCGCTCAGCATCTACCTGCTGGTGGGGCTGGTCATCGGCCTGGAGAGCCTGGGTATTCCGCTGCCGGGCGAGATCATCCTGGTCTCCTCGGCGCTCCTCGCCAGCCAGCACGGTGAGATCGACCCGTTCGTCCTCGGCGCCTGTGCCACCGCCGGCGCGATCATCGGCGACTCCATCGGCTACGCCATCGGCCGCAAGGGCGGCCGTCCGCTGCTGGACAAGCTCAACCGAAGGTTCCCCAAACACTTCAGTGAGAGCAACATCGCCGTCGCCGAGCGCTCCTTCGACCGGTGGGGTATGTGGGCCGTCTTCTTCGGCCGCTTCATCGCCCTCCTCCGTATCTTCGCCGGCCCTCTCGCCGGCGTCCTGCAGATGCCCTACTGGCGCTTCCTGGTCGCCAACATCCTCGGCGGCATCCTCTGGGCCGGTGGCACCACCGCCGTCATCTACTACGTCGGCGTGGTCGCCGAGGCCTGGCTCAAGCGCTTCTCCTGGTTGGGTCTGGTCCTGGCCGTCCTGATCGGCGTCACCTCGATGCTGGTGATCAAGCGCAAGGCGAAGAAGGCGGCGGAGAAGGCGGAAGGGGTCGAGGGGGATCTGGTGACCGCCGCCGACTAG
- a CDS encoding AAA family ATPase, with protein sequence MTDENAESGNSESGEGGNDENGRPGIVGTGFFTSVDDVAARLAEAGYLASTAVATTVFLADRLGKPLLVEGPAGVGKTELAKAVARVGAARLVRLQCYEGIDESRALYEWNHAKQLLRITAGRDEAWDDTRTDIFSDEFLLTRPLLTAIRGDEPTVLLIDETDKADVEVEGLLLEVLSDFQVTVPELGTITATRRPFTVLTSNATRELSEALRRRCLFLHLGFPDAELERRIVRLRVPGLDDALADSLVRVVGALREMELRKAPSVAETIDWARTLLALGADTLDETVVRDSLGVILKHQDDIEKAARKLTLV encoded by the coding sequence ATGACCGACGAGAACGCCGAGAGCGGGAACAGCGAGTCGGGCGAGGGCGGGAACGACGAGAACGGGCGCCCGGGAATCGTCGGTACCGGCTTCTTCACCTCCGTGGACGACGTCGCCGCGCGGCTCGCCGAAGCGGGATACCTGGCCTCGACGGCCGTCGCCACCACCGTCTTCCTGGCCGACCGGCTGGGCAAGCCCCTGCTGGTGGAAGGCCCGGCGGGCGTCGGCAAGACCGAGCTGGCCAAGGCCGTCGCGCGGGTCGGCGCCGCCCGTCTGGTCCGGCTCCAGTGCTACGAGGGCATCGACGAGTCCCGCGCCCTGTACGAGTGGAACCACGCCAAGCAGTTGCTGCGCATCACCGCCGGGCGCGACGAGGCCTGGGACGACACCCGCACCGACATCTTCAGCGACGAGTTCCTGCTCACCCGCCCCCTGCTGACCGCGATCCGTGGCGACGAGCCGACCGTGCTCCTCATCGACGAGACCGACAAGGCGGACGTCGAGGTCGAAGGGCTGCTGCTGGAGGTGCTCAGCGACTTCCAGGTCACCGTCCCGGAGCTGGGCACGATCACCGCCACCCGGCGCCCCTTCACGGTCCTCACCTCGAACGCCACCCGCGAGCTCTCCGAGGCCCTGCGCCGCCGTTGCCTCTTCCTCCATCTCGGCTTCCCCGACGCCGAGCTGGAGCGGCGGATCGTCCGGCTCAGGGTCCCCGGCCTGGACGACGCGCTCGCCGACTCGCTGGTCCGGGTGGTCGGCGCGCTGCGCGAGATGGAGCTGCGCAAGGCCCCCTCCGTGGCGGAGACCATCGACTGGGCACGCACCCTGCTCGCCCTCGGCGCCGACACCCTCGACGAGACCGTCGTACGGGACAGCCTGGGTGTGATCCTCAAGCACCAGGACGACATCGAGAAGGCCGCGCGGAAGCTGACGCTGGTATGA
- a CDS encoding NAD(P)H-dependent oxidoreductase, translating into MSVRILALVGSLRAGSHNRQLAEAAVKYAPEGVEIELYEGLADVPFYNEDLDTEAALPAAAARLREAAGQVDGLLLFSPEYNGTIPAVLKNAIDWLSRPYGAGALSGKPVAVVGTAFGQFGGVWAQDETRKAVGIAGATVLEDAKLSIPSSVVRFAETHPADDAEVVTGLTEVLNQLSAKAGTAAA; encoded by the coding sequence ATGTCCGTACGCATCCTCGCGCTCGTCGGCAGCCTTCGCGCCGGTTCGCACAACCGCCAGCTCGCCGAGGCCGCCGTGAAGTACGCCCCGGAGGGCGTCGAGATCGAGCTGTACGAGGGTCTGGCCGACGTCCCGTTCTACAACGAGGACCTCGACACCGAGGCCGCCCTCCCGGCCGCCGCCGCACGGCTGCGCGAGGCCGCCGGCCAGGTCGACGGCCTCCTGCTCTTCTCCCCCGAGTACAACGGCACCATCCCGGCCGTCCTGAAGAACGCCATCGACTGGCTGTCCCGCCCGTACGGCGCCGGCGCCCTCTCCGGCAAGCCGGTCGCCGTGGTCGGCACCGCGTTCGGCCAGTTCGGCGGCGTGTGGGCGCAGGACGAGACACGCAAGGCCGTCGGCATCGCCGGTGCCACGGTCCTGGAGGACGCCAAGCTCTCCATCCCCAGCTCGGTCGTCCGCTTCGCCGAGACCCACCCGGCCGACGACGCCGAGGTCGTCACCGGTCTCACCGAGGTCCTGAACCAGCTCAGCGCCAAGGCGGGCACCGCCGCCGCCTGA
- a CDS encoding TetR/AcrR family transcriptional regulator, with product MKESLPPFPAPQEPDPLDGLLDLAPPASEQPRLRADAARNRTRLLEVAARLAADCGAANLTMEAVATAAEVGKGTVFRRFGDRFGLMTALLDHHERELQAAFLTGPPPLGPDAPPVERLRAFGAAVIRHEYSHRDLYLAACADVSRRHTSPATQLRLGHLCMLLRRTGTTGDIELLAQTMLSYLDISLVDHLVGRRGMPLDRLELGWGDMVERLVVAA from the coding sequence ATGAAAGAGTCGCTGCCGCCCTTCCCGGCGCCTCAGGAACCCGACCCCCTCGACGGACTGCTGGACCTTGCCCCGCCCGCCTCCGAACAGCCCCGACTGCGCGCGGACGCGGCCCGCAACCGGACCCGGCTGCTGGAGGTCGCCGCCCGGCTCGCGGCGGACTGCGGGGCCGCCAACCTGACCATGGAGGCCGTGGCGACCGCCGCCGAGGTGGGCAAGGGCACCGTCTTCCGGCGGTTCGGCGACCGGTTCGGGCTCATGACCGCGCTTCTCGACCACCACGAGCGGGAGCTCCAGGCCGCGTTCCTGACCGGCCCGCCGCCCCTCGGCCCCGACGCGCCGCCCGTCGAGCGGCTCCGGGCCTTCGGTGCCGCCGTCATCCGGCACGAGTACTCCCACCGCGACCTGTATCTCGCCGCCTGCGCGGACGTCTCCCGCCGCCACACCAGCCCGGCGACGCAGCTCCGCCTCGGTCATCTGTGCATGCTGCTGCGCCGCACCGGGACGACGGGCGACATCGAGCTGCTGGCGCAGACCATGCTGAGCTATCTGGACATCAGCCTCGTCGACCACCTGGTGGGGCGGCGGGGGATGCCCCTCGATCGGCTGGAGCTGGGGTGGGGGGACATGGTGGAGCGACTGGTAGTGGCGGCCTAG
- a CDS encoding acyltransferase has product MGVPTGEYRERVPKSKNTFSSWRGRLVQRAVHAGWAWLQRTGSVTADRPGRFRFGAMGTGTRLAFPLGTVFGEPWIHLGSHCIIGEQVTLTAGLMPDLDLGAEPILRIGDGVVLGRGSHVIADTTVTIGSDCYFGPYVYVTSTNHSYDDPHEPIGKQWPRMDPVSIGPGCWIGTGAVILPGARVGRNVVVAAGAVVRGAVPDHSVVAGAPARVVRRWDPVEGWQPPIRTPAPVPIPDGVTPEQLLALAEWDAEEAGESA; this is encoded by the coding sequence ATGGGTGTGCCGACCGGTGAGTACCGTGAGCGGGTGCCGAAGAGCAAGAACACGTTCTCGTCCTGGCGGGGCCGCCTCGTGCAGCGCGCCGTCCATGCGGGCTGGGCGTGGCTGCAGCGCACGGGATCGGTGACGGCCGACCGGCCCGGCCGCTTCCGCTTCGGCGCGATGGGAACAGGTACCAGACTGGCCTTCCCGCTCGGCACGGTCTTCGGTGAGCCGTGGATCCATCTGGGCTCCCACTGCATCATCGGCGAGCAGGTCACCCTGACCGCCGGACTGATGCCCGATCTGGACCTCGGCGCGGAGCCGATCCTGCGCATCGGTGACGGTGTCGTCCTCGGCCGGGGCAGCCATGTCATCGCCGACACCACCGTCACCATCGGCAGCGACTGCTACTTCGGGCCGTACGTGTATGTGACGTCCACGAACCACTCGTACGACGACCCGCACGAGCCGATCGGCAAGCAGTGGCCGCGTATGGACCCGGTGTCGATCGGGCCGGGGTGCTGGATCGGTACGGGTGCGGTGATCCTGCCGGGGGCGCGGGTCGGGCGGAACGTGGTGGTCGCCGCGGGAGCGGTGGTGCGGGGGGCGGTGCCGGACCACTCGGTGGTGGCCGGGGCGCCCGCGCGGGTCGTGCGGCGCTGGGATCCGGTCGAGGGATGGCAGCCGCCGATCCGGACGCCTGCCCCCGTGCCGATTCCCGACGGTGTCACTCCGGAGCAGCTGCTGGCGTTGGCCGAGTGGGATGCCGAGGAGGCCGGGGAGTCCGCCTAG
- a CDS encoding VWA domain-containing protein: protein MSAGARDAGTAPGSLAERLTAFVRALRGHGIRIGPGETVDAAAVLEVLGLTDRERIREGLAAALLRADRQRAVFDAAFELYFPLGVGELTGARGASAGDRDELRDRLAAALAANDTAALTRLAAEAVDLLGRYGSPGSDGWSAHQTLDRLRPQTLLARILAASQAAGGEADAGFSGAGAGGGPGGGLRMGFGGGFAFGSTAGAGAGAGSGVGSGLGSGGFTDRLDADEIRRRIEDFRNRVRTEARRRVAERRGAEMIAERGIAPSADQVDFLIASREQLVELRRTVQPLARKLATRLAARRRRAARGRIDIRRTLRRSLSTGGVPLRPAYRRHRPARPEIVLLCDVSGSVAGFANFTMLLVQAMRDQFSKVRVYAFVNRVDEVTRLVTNGEADPAELGRRITTEAAVSGWHGSSDYGAALGEFAERHLDAVGPRTSVIVLGDARTNGFDPNAAALRRVVARARRVHWLNPESPGQWGTGDSAAHVYAEIVDMHSCRNARRLGELVTRLLPV, encoded by the coding sequence ATGAGCGCCGGGGCCCGTGATGCGGGCACGGCTCCGGGCTCTCTGGCCGAGCGACTGACCGCGTTCGTCAGGGCGTTGCGGGGCCATGGGATACGGATCGGGCCCGGCGAGACCGTGGACGCGGCGGCCGTGCTGGAGGTGCTGGGCCTCACCGACCGGGAGCGGATCCGGGAGGGGCTGGCGGCTGCGCTGCTGCGCGCCGACCGGCAGCGTGCCGTGTTCGACGCGGCCTTCGAGCTGTACTTCCCGCTCGGTGTGGGGGAGTTGACGGGGGCGCGGGGTGCGTCGGCCGGGGACCGGGACGAGCTGCGCGACCGACTCGCCGCGGCGCTGGCCGCGAACGACACGGCCGCGCTCACCCGGCTCGCGGCCGAAGCCGTGGACCTGCTCGGCCGCTACGGCTCCCCCGGCTCGGACGGCTGGTCGGCCCACCAGACGCTGGACCGCCTCCGGCCGCAGACGCTGTTGGCACGGATTCTCGCGGCCTCGCAAGCGGCGGGCGGGGAGGCCGACGCCGGTTTTTCCGGAGCTGGGGCCGGTGGTGGGCCTGGTGGTGGGCTCCGTATGGGATTCGGCGGCGGATTCGCATTCGGGTCGACTGCGGGTGCGGGTGCGGGTGCGGGCTCGGGTGTGGGCTCGGGTCTCGGTTCGGGCGGGTTCACCGATCGGCTGGACGCCGACGAGATCCGGCGCCGCATCGAGGACTTCCGCAATCGGGTGCGTACCGAGGCGCGGCGGCGGGTCGCCGAGCGCCGGGGAGCGGAGATGATCGCCGAGCGGGGCATCGCGCCCAGCGCCGACCAGGTCGACTTCCTCATCGCGAGCCGTGAGCAACTCGTCGAACTACGCCGTACCGTCCAGCCGTTGGCCCGCAAACTCGCGACCCGGCTCGCCGCCCGGCGGCGCAGGGCCGCGCGCGGTCGGATCGATATCCGGCGTACGCTGCGGCGTTCGCTGTCCACGGGAGGTGTGCCGCTGCGCCCGGCCTATCGGCGGCATCGGCCCGCCCGTCCGGAGATCGTGCTGCTGTGCGATGTGTCCGGGTCGGTCGCCGGCTTCGCGAACTTCACGATGCTGCTGGTGCAGGCGATGCGGGATCAGTTCAGCAAGGTGCGGGTCTACGCCTTCGTCAACCGCGTCGACGAGGTCACCCGCCTCGTCACCAACGGCGAGGCCGATCCCGCGGAACTCGGCCGTCGGATCACCACCGAGGCCGCGGTCTCCGGTTGGCACGGCAGCAGTGACTACGGTGCCGCGCTCGGCGAGTTCGCCGAGCGCCACCTCGACGCGGTGGGCCCGCGTACGTCGGTGATCGTGCTCGGTGACGCCCGCACCAACGGGTTCGATCCCAACGCGGCGGCCCTGCGGCGCGTCGTGGCCCGCGCCCGCCGGGTCCACTGGCTGAACCCCGAGTCGCCGGGCCAGTGGGGGACGGGTGACTCCGCCGCCCATGTCTATGCCGAGATCGTCGACATGCACTCCTGCCGGAACGCTCGGCGGCTGGGGGAGCTGGTGACGCGGTTGCTGCCGGTGTGA
- a CDS encoding spermidine synthase yields MNEAIPVSRAIDQGTAKLMPDVDRERAWLLTVDGAPQSYVDLDEPTHLEFEYVRRLGHALDTVADPGRALDVLHLGGGALTLPRYVAATRPGSRQEVVEYDRGLLDLVVEQLPLPADAGIALHGADAREWLEAAPADSADVLVGDVFGGSRVPAHLTTVAYARAAERVLRADGVYLANLADAAPFAFLRSQLATLATVFEELVLIAEPGVLRGRRFGNAVLVAAHQPPDIAVLARRTAADAFPARVEHGPALREFIGAAAPVREKDAVPSPEPPDGAFGIG; encoded by the coding sequence GTGAACGAAGCCATACCCGTGTCCCGTGCCATCGATCAGGGCACCGCCAAGCTCATGCCCGACGTCGACCGGGAGCGGGCCTGGCTGTTGACCGTGGACGGAGCGCCGCAGTCGTACGTCGACCTGGACGAGCCGACGCATCTGGAGTTCGAGTACGTGCGGCGCCTCGGGCATGCACTCGACACGGTGGCGGACCCGGGGAGGGCGCTCGATGTGCTGCACCTCGGTGGGGGCGCGCTCACGCTGCCCAGGTATGTGGCCGCCACCCGGCCCGGGTCCCGGCAGGAGGTCGTCGAGTACGACCGGGGGCTGCTGGACCTGGTCGTCGAGCAGCTGCCGCTGCCCGCCGACGCGGGGATCGCTCTGCACGGCGCGGACGCCCGGGAATGGCTCGAAGCGGCCCCCGCGGACTCCGCCGACGTACTCGTGGGGGATGTGTTCGGCGGCTCACGCGTCCCGGCGCATCTGACGACCGTGGCGTACGCGCGGGCCGCCGAGCGGGTGCTGCGCGCGGACGGGGTGTACCTCGCGAACCTGGCCGATGCCGCACCCTTCGCGTTTCTGCGGTCCCAACTGGCCACGCTCGCGACGGTGTTCGAGGAGCTGGTGCTGATCGCCGAGCCGGGGGTGCTGCGCGGCCGGCGGTTCGGGAACGCCGTGCTGGTCGCCGCCCATCAGCCGCCCGACATCGCCGTCCTGGCCCGGCGGACCGCCGCCGACGCCTTCCCGGCGCGCGTCGAGCACGGCCCGGCGCTGCGCGAATTCATCGGCGCTGCCGCACCCGTGCGCGAGAAGGACGCCGTACCGTCACCCGAGCCGCCCGACGGAGCGTTCGGCATCGGCTGA
- a CDS encoding gamma carbonic anhydrase family protein produces the protein MNRQRALITTFGGRKPDVEEAAFVSPTSVVIGDVTLRPGSSVWYGAVLRAEFEPIVIGADANVQDNCTLHVDPGFPVSIGERVSIGHNAVVHGATVEDDCLIGMGATVLNGAVIGAGSLVAAQALVPQGMRVPPGSLVAGVPAKVKRPLTNEERELVTLNGTHYTELAAAHREAQEEYGA, from the coding sequence ATGAACCGGCAGCGGGCCCTGATCACGACATTCGGCGGCAGGAAGCCGGATGTGGAGGAGGCCGCGTTCGTCTCCCCCACATCGGTGGTGATCGGCGACGTGACGCTGCGGCCCGGGTCGAGCGTCTGGTACGGGGCCGTACTGCGGGCCGAGTTCGAACCGATCGTCATCGGCGCCGACGCCAACGTCCAGGACAACTGCACGCTGCACGTCGACCCCGGCTTCCCGGTCTCGATCGGTGAGCGGGTCTCGATCGGCCACAACGCGGTGGTGCACGGGGCGACCGTCGAGGACGACTGCCTGATCGGGATGGGCGCGACGGTGTTGAACGGCGCGGTGATCGGCGCGGGTTCCCTGGTGGCCGCGCAGGCGTTGGTGCCGCAGGGGATGCGCGTGCCGCCGGGGTCGCTGGTGGCGGGGGTGCCGGCGAAGGTGAAGCGGCCGCTCACCAACGAGGAGCGGGAGCTGGTGACCTTGAACGGGACGCATTACACGGAGTTGGCCGCGGCGCACCGGGAAGCGCAGGAGGAGTACGGCGCGTAG